The Acidimicrobiales bacterium sequence CGACCCCGCCTGACCCGGATCGACCGCACCATGTCGAGCTCGACGATCCCCCGGCGGAGCTGGGGGTCGGCCACGGCGGCCAAGGCCTCCCGCACCTCGGAATCACCTACCGACATCGGCCGCCTCCCCGGAGGCTGCGGGTGGCTTCACTCGAGCCGGCGGAATTATCCCTACAGCCATAGGTACAATACCGGTCGTGCAGGGCAGCCCAGAACGCCCGGTGGGTCGATCGAGCGATCGAGAGAGGACCGTCGACACGAGGCCGTCCGAGCAACCGGCTCCCACTGAGACCCGGCCCTTGGGCGACGAGGAGTTCTCCGCCGCGGTGGCCGCCGTCACCTCGGCATTCGGCGACCCCACCCGCCGCGATATCTACCTGTTCGCCCGGGAGAGCGAGAGCGTGACGGCCGGGCAGGTTGCCTCCCGTTTCGATCTCCATCCCAACGTCGCCCGCCATCACCTCGACAAGCTGGCGGCCGGAGGGTACCTGGAGGTGTTCGTGGAGCGGTCGGGCTCCGGCGGGGCAGGACGGCCGTCCAAGCGCTACCGCGCCTCGGCCAAGGACATGGCCCTCGAGTTCCCTGCTCGTCGCGACGACCTCCTGGTCCTGTTGCTCGGGCGGGCGCTCTCGCTGCTGTCTCCCGAGGAAGCCGAGTGCATGGCCGAGACGGTCGGCGAGGAGTACGGCGCCGCCCTGGCCGCCCAGATGGCGCCCGGAGACGGACAACGCTCGCTGCGCGCCGCCATCCGCACGGTGGCCGACACCCTCACCGCCCACGGGTTCGCCGCCCACGCCGAGGCTCGGGGAACGTCGGTGGCCGTGGTCGCCGAGCACTGTCCGTTCGGCGAGACGGCCGCCCAGCACCCGATCATCTGCGCCGTCGACCGGGGCATGGTCAGGGGCCTGCTCGCCGGTCTCTACGGCGACAGCACGCCGGTCGTCATCTCGTCCCGGGCACGGGGCGACGGCGCCTGCGTCACCGCCATCTAGTGCCGGCTCGTCGCCACTACCTCGACCACGCCTCGACCTCCCCGGCCCGCCCCGAGGTCGTCGAGGCCATGGTCCCCTGGTTCGCTGGCGAAGGGGCCGCCGACCCCGGCCGCGTGCACACCGAGGGCCGCATCGCCCGGGCCGCGGTCGAGGAGTCGCGGGCCCGGGTTGCCGAGCTGCTGGGCGCCCGCCCCCGCCAGATCATCTTCACCAGCGGGGGCACCGAGGCCATCAACGCGGCCGTCTGGGGCGCGGTCCAGGCCCGTCCCGGTGCGGCGATCCTCAGCACGGCCGTCGAGCACTCCGCCGTCCGGGATGCCTCATCCCGTCACGCCGAGGTCATCGAGGCGGGCGTCGACGGGCTCGGTCGCGTCGACGTCGGGTCCTTCGCCGTTGCCCTGGACCGGACCGCCGACAACGGGACCCCGGTGGCGCTCGCCCACTGCCAGCTGGGCAACCACGAGGTCGCCACCCTGCAGCCGATCGCCGAGACGGTCGCGCTGTGCCGGGACCGAGGGATCCTGGTGCACGTCGACGCCGCCGCCGGCGCCGGCCATGTCCCCCTCGACCTCTCGAGGCTGGGGGCCGACCTCGTCTCGGTCAGCGCCCACAAGCTCGGCGGACCGAAGGGCGTCGGGGCGCTCGTGGTCGGCAGAGGCCTGCGGCTCGATCCGCTGATCCTCGGGGGCGAGCAGGAGCGGGCACGGCGAGGAGGCATCGAGAACACGCCGGCGATCGTCGGCTTCGGTACCGCGGCCGAACTGCTCGCCGACGGCGGGTTGGCAGAGGAGGGGGCGCGCGCCCGGTCCCAGACCGGACGCGTGCTCGAGCTTGCCGGTGCCCTCGACGGCGTGACGATCTACGGCGACCCCGTCGGCCGCCTGCCGCACATCGCCTGTCTGGGCGTCGCCGGCGTCGAGGCCGAGGCCGTCCTGCTGGGGCTCGACCAGGAGGGCATCGCCATCCACTCGGGCTCGGCCTGCTCCTCGGAGTCGCTCGCCCCCTCCCCCGTCCTCGAGGCGATGGGCGCCGATGCCGAGCGCTCGCTGCGCGTCTCGGTCGGCTGGTCGACGAGCGACACCGACATCGACGCCCTGGTCGCTGCCCTGCCCAGGGTTGTCGACCGGCTCAGGGCGCTGCGGGTCTGAGCTCGTATCTGCGGACTCGTGTCAGGCCGGGTTCGGTCCGAGGAGCTGGCTCACTGTCAGCGGCCGGAGGCTCCGCGCCCTGATGGCGGCCACGATGGGCTGGAACGCCTGCACCGTCCCGGCGTGGCCGGTGTGCAGGCTGACGATCGATCCCGGCTGGAGACCCTGCTGGACGCGGGCGATGACCTTCGAGGCACCGGGATCCTCGTAGTCGAGCGGGTCGACGTCGTAGCCGACCGACACGCCGTAGCCCGTGAGTCCCGCCTGCTGGAGGATCAGCGGCGTCGGTCGGTCGAGCCCCGACGGGCGGAACCAGCGACCGTTGTTGCCCTGGACCTGGGTCAGGACGTCGGCGCAGCGGGAGATCTCGCTCGCCACGGCGCTCGCCCCGAGACTGCCCAGGTCAGGATGGGTGAAGGTGTGATTGGCCAGCTCGTTGCCATCATCGAGGATCCGGCGCCCGATCGACGGATTGGCCGCCAGCCAGGTGCCGACGGCAAAGACGGTAATGGGGGCCCGGAGGGATTTAGCCTGGTCGAGGAGTGCGTTGGTGAGGCCGAGGTCACCCGACCCGTGGAACGTCAGGGCGACCGCCGTGCCCGTCCGTGAGCCGTTGGCGATGTAGGTGGCCGGGCGACCAGGCGGACTGGTGGGCGTCGGCGCCGGGGCGCCCGTTGTGGGGGCCGAGCTGGCCGGAGCCGACCGGCGCACGGCCTGGGTGCAGCCGGCAAGCGCCACCGCGGCGCCGGCGCCAGTAAGGAATAGTCTTCTCGGGACTCGGGGGGGCATGGCGTGAACAACGCTATCGAAGGGAAGGACGGGAGCCGTGACACGCCTCGATGAGACATCCCGCGCCGGGAGGCGGGCAGGGACAGCGCGTCACCGCCGGCCTCCTCCGGGCGTGCTCATCCGGCGCTGGGCGCTCGTCCTCGGCGGGATCGCCACCATCGTGGTGCTCTTCGTGTTCGCCAGCGACCCGGGCGGCCGGTCGTCGCCGCCGGCGGTGCCGAGCTCGGGCACCGGCACCACGTCGACCGTCGGTCAGGGCTCGTCGACCACGCTCGCCGCCCTACCGGGGATGCCGCCGGTCCTCAATCCGAACGACATCTACGCGGCCGACCGCCCGGGGGCCCTCAGCCCGGTGGTCAAGAACTTCCCGCAACTCGTCTACGTCCCCAACTCGGAGTCCGACAGCGTGAGCGTGATCGATCCGACCACGTTCAAGGTGGTGAACACCTTTCCGGTGGGCGGGCTCCCGCAGCATGTCGTGCCGTCCTGGGACCTGCGCACCCTCTGGGCGACCAACGACCAGGGCAACAGCCTCACCCCGATCGATCCGGCCACCGGCAAGCCTGGCGCGCCGGTGCCGGTCGAGGATCCGTACAACATGTACTTCACGCCCGACGGCCGGTACGCCATCGTGGTTGCCGAAGCGCTGAAGCGACTGGACTTCCGCGACGCGCACACGATGCAGCTGGTCCACTCGCTGCCGGTCCCGTGCGAGGGTGTGGACCACGCCGACTTCTCGGCGGACGGGACCTACATGATCGTGAGCTGTGAGTTCTCCAGCCAGATGCTCAAGGTCGACGTGCCTCACCAGCAGCTCGTGGGCACGCTGACGATCCCTGGCAGCTCCCCCCAGGACGTGAAGACCTCGCCGGACGGCAAGGTGTTCTACGAGGCGGATCTCAAGGCCAACGGCCTGTACGAGATCGACGGCAACTCGTTCAAGGTCGTCGGGTTCATCCCGACCGGCAAGGGGGCCCACGGCCTGTACGTGAGCCGGGACTCCAGATACCTGTATGTCTCCAACCGCAGCGAGGGATCGGTCTCGCTCGTGGACCTTTCCAGCCGGTCGGTCGCCGCCACCTGGCACCTCCCCGGCGGCGGGAGCCCGGACATGGGCGGCGTGTCGGCCGATGGCAAGGTCCTGTGGCTGACCGGCCGCTACAACTCGGAGGTCTACGCCATCGACACGACCAGCGGTCAGCTGCTGGCCCGCATCCCGGTGGGCCGCGGCCCCCACGGGCTGTCGGTCTACCCGCAGCCGGGGCGGTACTCACTGGGGCACACGGGCGTCTTCCGGTAGGTCCTCCGGCGTCAGGAGCCCGACGGCGAAGAAGCCGGCGGCACGGGCTGGCCGACCGCGGCGAACGCCTGGGCGACGACATCGCTGGTGAGCGACACCATCTGCCCCTGCGGATGGTCGGCCAGGAAGGCTCGGAACTGCACCGTTGCACCCACCGGGTCGTGGGCGTCCTGGAAGAGGATGTAGCCCAGGAACACTCGGGCGTCGGGGTAGCCCGGGTCCTGGGCCACGGCTGCGCCGACCGACGCCCGCCCTTGGGCAAGAAGGCCCTGGTCGTGCCCCGCCACCCCGGCCAGCCGCAGGAGCCATCCCCGATAGGCAAGGGCCTCGGGTTGGCGGGACTCGACCGCGAGCACCTTGTCGTAGAGCTTGATGGCGTCGAGGTCCTTGCCCTGGGTGGCAAGGACCCGGGCCTGGACCAGCTCCTGGGCCAGCCGCTGGTCATCGGTGAGGGTCACCGACCCGCTCGCCGTCTGACCAGGGAGGCGGTTGCTGGCCCGGGCGATCACCAGGCCGGCCGCGGCCCCGACGAAGCAGACGATGACGGCGAGAGCAACGACCCCGCGTCGCCGGCGCCCCCGCGCCCGCCCGGCCTCCCCGTCGCCGGCGCCCCCCCGCCCGCCCGGCCAGCGGTGACGCCGTGTCGGTCGCGCCGCCACGTGGACGGCGCCGGCAGCAAGCGTCCCTGGGTCCTCCGCTGCGGGCGGGGTGGGCGGCTCGCGTGACGCCGGCGCCTCGGGCCCCGCCGGCAGGCCGTCGGCGTCGTCATCGACGTCGCCCTCGGTGTCGTCCCCCGCCCCCAGGGCGTCGAGCCGGCGCATGACGTCCGCCGCGCGCGCCGTGTAGCCGTCCCGCAGCCTTCGATAGTCGGTCTCGGTGAGGTCGTTCGCCGCCCGCTCGCGGTCGAGGTCCGAGATCGACCGGAGCAGGAAGTCGCGCGTCTCCTCCAGGTCCCGGAGTGACGCCGTGCGCGCCATGCTCAGCGGAGCGCCTGCTCGACGAGGGCCCGGTCCTCGGCGCTCACCCCCGACCCGCCGCCGTCGCCCAGTCGACGCCGGCGGAACACCACGACCAACCCGATCACACCAGCGGCGCCGGCGACGGCGGGCACCACCCACACCACTGCCGCCACCCCGCTCGCCGGCGGTCGCAACAGGATCCCCGATCCATAGCTGTGCGCCAGCTCGGTCTCGATGCTGGCGTCGCTGCGCCCCCCCTTGACCCGGTCGGTGATGAGCTGACGGACGGCGACCGCCGTGGGGGCGTCGGACTCCGCCACCGACTGGCCGGAGCAGCTGGGACAGCGCACGTCTCGGGCGATGCGGTCGACCCGCTGGCTGACGGTCTCTGAGCCCGATCGGGTGCCGGAGCCGATGACCAGGGCGACGGCGAGCACGACGGCCATCACCACCCACGGGAGCCAGCGGCGGGCGCTCCCGCGGCTGGCCGCTGCGGCCGGCCTCCCGGGCTCGGAAGGTTGCTCCCAAGAGTCCTGGGCGCTCACCTCAAGCCCCTTCCGCCCGGGCGCGCGACAGCACCTGCTCGAGATCGGTGGCCTTTACCGCCCCGAGGAGCCGGGCCACGACCCGACCGTCGGGCGCCACCACGAAGGTCTCGGGCGGGCCTCGCACGCCATAGGCGAGCGCGACCTGGCCGCCGGGGTCCGCCACCGAGGCCCACACGGCACCCGTGGAGGCGAGAAACCGCGCCGCGCTGGCGCTGCTGTCGGCGAAGACCACCCCGAGCACCCGGGCGTCATCCGCAGCCCGGTGCTGGAAGGCGAACTGCACAAGCTCGGGCTCCTCGACCTGGCACGGCGGGCACCAGCTGGCGAAGAAGTTCACCACGACGAATCGGCCTCGCAGGGAGGACAGGTCGACGGGGCCGCCGGTCAGTGCCGGGCCGCTGACCTCGGGAGCGGGCTTGCCCAGCAGGGGGCTGGCGGTGGTGGTGGAGCTCGCGGATGGGCGGGTCGCCAACACGGCAACCAGCGCGCCAACCACCACGGCCACGGCGAGCGCGGCGGTCATGACGGCGCGAGGGCGGCGTCGTCTGGGAAGGTGCTCGCCCGGCGACGGCGGCGCCGGGGGCGACGCCACCGAGGGCGTCACGACCCACCGCCTGACCGGACGACGACCGGCTCCGGGTCGGGCTCGGGCGAATCGGGGACGGCGATCGTCGGCTCCGGCTCGGACCCCCCGGCGGCCCGCCGGCGCCGCTCGGGCAGCGCCGCCATCACGGCCCCGAGCCCGATGACGGCTCCGCCGATCCAGAGCCATGCCACCATGGGCTGGACCACGACCCCGATGACGGCCGGCTGGGTCAACGGACTGGCCTGCGGGGCCGGGTTGGACGGGGATCCGGCAGTCCCAGGGCCGGACTGTCCGCTCATGTTCGAGGGTGCGGGGCCGCCGCCGATCGTCGCACCTTGCGGTGGGGCGTCAAGGGTGAGGTAGACGTCATTGGTGAGGCTGCTGGCCACGGAGGGCGTGCCGATCCCCTCGGTGTCCGAGCCGAACTGGCTCACCGCCGGGCGGTACACGGCGCCGTCGTCGACGCGCACCGCGGCCTCGAGCTCGCGGCGGTTCGGATGAACCACGCCGCGGGTGCCGAGGTAGGTGAGGGTGTGGCCGGCGAACTGCTTCGACTGCCCGGGCGCCAGCCGTACCTGGCCGCGGTGGCCGAACGACAGGCTGGCCGACAAGGCGACGGCGATCACCACGACGCCGAGGTGGACGACCATCCCTCCGTTGGTCCGTCCGACCAGGCCGGTCCACAGCGGCACGCCCCGGCGACGGGCCATCCGCGTCGACAGCACGAGCTGGCGGAGGGCCGACGTGCCCGCGAACGCTCCCAGGCCGAAGGCCAGCAGCACGGCGAAGCCCCGGATCCCGGCGGCGACACAGCCGGCCACCACGAGCGTGCCCGCCCACGCAGGCCACTGGAGACGGCTGCGGAGCAGCTCGCCGCTCGCCTTCCGCCATGGCAGCACTGGAGCCACCGCCATGAAGAACAGCAACGCCAACCCGATAGGCCTCGTCATGGCGTCGAAGTACGGCCGCCCGACCGAGATCTGCTGGCCCTGCACCGCCTCCGCGAGAAGCGGGAAGACGGTTCCGAGCAGCACGACGAGGGCGAAGCCGGCGAAGAGGAGGTTGTTCACGAGGAATGCGCCCTCGCGCGACACCGGGGCGTCGATGCTCCCCGGCGCCCGCAGGCGGTCCCCCCGCCACGCGATGAGGCCGAGCCCCACGGCCACGACGAGACCGAAGAAGCCGAGGATGATCGGGCCCAGGGTCGACTGCGAGAACGAATGCACCGACTGGAGGACCCCCGAACGGGTCAGGAAGGTGCCGAGGATCGTCAGGCTGAACGTGGCCATGAGCAACGACAGGTTCCACACCCGGAGCAGGCCGCGCCGCTCCTGGGCCATGACCGAGTGGAGGTACGCCGTCCCGCAGAGCCAGGGGAGAAACGAGGCGTTCTCGACCGGGTCCCACGCCCAGAAGCCGCCCCAGCCGAGTACCTGGTAGGACCACCACGCGCCCAACACGATGCCCACCGTGAGCAGGCCCCAGGCCAAGAGCGTCCACCGCCGGGTCTCTACGAGCCATCCTTCGCCCAGGCGACCGGTGACGAGGGCGGCCACGGCGAACGAGAACGGGATGGTGAAGCCCACGAAGCCCAGGTACAGCAGCGGCGGGTGAAATGCCACCAACGGGTGGTCCTGGAGCAGCGGGTTGGGACCGAGGCCGTCGAGCGGTACCGCACCGGTCACCGTGCGGAAGGGGTTGGCCGGTCCGAGCATCAGCCCGAAGAAGAAGGCGGCCACGACGAAGCACGTGAGCGTGGCCCAGCCCACCATCGGGTCCTCGGCCCGGCGCCGGAAGCGCCACGCCATGGCTGCGATGTAGCCCGCCAGGATCAGGGCCCACAGCAGGATCGATCCCTCAAGCGCCGACCACAGGCCGGTGACGGTGAACAGCAGCGGCGTCTCCCGGCTGTTGTTCTGGGCCACATAGCTCAGGGAGAAGTCGTGGCTGATCAGCGCGTGCTCCATGGCCCCGGCGGCCACCACGGCGGCGAGCAACAGCAGGCCGGCGTAGACGACGCCGTTGCGCAAGGCTCCGGGACGTCGGCGAACGAGTCCCACGGCGAGGGTCACCGCCCCGACCGCCGCGGCCAGGAAGCCGAGAAGCACAGCATCGCGCCCGATGGCGGCGTTCATCGGGTGCTGCCGTCGGGCGCCGTCACCCGCCCGGGGTGCTGGCCGATGTAGACGGCGGAATGCTTGACCATGATCTGGTCGCTCATGAACTGCTGGCCGGCGAAGTGACCCTCGAGGACGACGGGGATATTCGGCTGGAACATCTCCGGCGCCGACCCTTGGTTGACCACCGGGACCTGGACGCCCCTGCTGGCGATGGCGAAGGCGACGTCGTTCCCCGTTGGTCGCACGGAACCGGGAACTACGACGCCCTCGATCCGGAAGTCACTGCTGCCGAGCTGGGCCCGG is a genomic window containing:
- a CDS encoding helix-turn-helix domain-containing protein — translated: MGDEEFSAAVAAVTSAFGDPTRRDIYLFARESESVTAGQVASRFDLHPNVARHHLDKLAAGGYLEVFVERSGSGGAGRPSKRYRASAKDMALEFPARRDDLLVLLLGRALSLLSPEEAECMAETVGEEYGAALAAQMAPGDGQRSLRAAIRTVADTLTAHGFAAHAEARGTSVAVVAEHCPFGETAAQHPIICAVDRGMVRGLLAGLYGDSTPVVISSRARGDGACVTAI
- a CDS encoding cysteine desulfurase family protein; this encodes MPARRHYLDHASTSPARPEVVEAMVPWFAGEGAADPGRVHTEGRIARAAVEESRARVAELLGARPRQIIFTSGGTEAINAAVWGAVQARPGAAILSTAVEHSAVRDASSRHAEVIEAGVDGLGRVDVGSFAVALDRTADNGTPVALAHCQLGNHEVATLQPIAETVALCRDRGILVHVDAAAGAGHVPLDLSRLGADLVSVSAHKLGGPKGVGALVVGRGLRLDPLILGGEQERARRGGIENTPAIVGFGTAAELLADGGLAEEGARARSQTGRVLELAGALDGVTIYGDPVGRLPHIACLGVAGVEAEAVLLGLDQEGIAIHSGSACSSESLAPSPVLEAMGADAERSLRVSVGWSTSDTDIDALVAALPRVVDRLRALRV
- a CDS encoding polysaccharide deacetylase family protein; protein product: MPPRVPRRLFLTGAGAAVALAGCTQAVRRSAPASSAPTTGAPAPTPTSPPGRPATYIANGSRTGTAVALTFHGSGDLGLTNALLDQAKSLRAPITVFAVGTWLAANPSIGRRILDDGNELANHTFTHPDLGSLGASAVASEISRCADVLTQVQGNNGRWFRPSGLDRPTPLILQQAGLTGYGVSVGYDVDPLDYEDPGASKVIARVQQGLQPGSIVSLHTGHAGTVQAFQPIVAAIRARSLRPLTVSQLLGPNPA
- a CDS encoding YncE family protein, producing MTRLDETSRAGRRAGTARHRRPPPGVLIRRWALVLGGIATIVVLFVFASDPGGRSSPPAVPSSGTGTTSTVGQGSSTTLAALPGMPPVLNPNDIYAADRPGALSPVVKNFPQLVYVPNSESDSVSVIDPTTFKVVNTFPVGGLPQHVVPSWDLRTLWATNDQGNSLTPIDPATGKPGAPVPVEDPYNMYFTPDGRYAIVVAEALKRLDFRDAHTMQLVHSLPVPCEGVDHADFSADGTYMIVSCEFSSQMLKVDVPHQQLVGTLTIPGSSPQDVKTSPDGKVFYEADLKANGLYEIDGNSFKVVGFIPTGKGAHGLYVSRDSRYLYVSNRSEGSVSLVDLSSRSVAATWHLPGGGSPDMGGVSADGKVLWLTGRYNSEVYAIDTTSGQLLARIPVGRGPHGLSVYPQPGRYSLGHTGVFR
- a CDS encoding cytochrome c-type biogenesis protein CcmH, yielding MSAQDSWEQPSEPGRPAAAASRGSARRWLPWVVMAVVLAVALVIGSGTRSGSETVSQRVDRIARDVRCPSCSGQSVAESDAPTAVAVRQLITDRVKGGRSDASIETELAHSYGSGILLRPPASGVAAVVWVVPAVAGAAGVIGLVVVFRRRRLGDGGGSGVSAEDRALVEQALR
- a CDS encoding TlpA disulfide reductase family protein — its product is MTAALAVAVVVGALVAVLATRPSASSTTTASPLLGKPAPEVSGPALTGGPVDLSSLRGRFVVVNFFASWCPPCQVEEPELVQFAFQHRAADDARVLGVVFADSSASAARFLASTGAVWASVADPGGQVALAYGVRGPPETFVVAPDGRVVARLLGAVKATDLEQVLSRARAEGA
- a CDS encoding heme lyase CcmF/NrfE family subunit, which produces MNAAIGRDAVLLGFLAAAVGAVTLAVGLVRRRPGALRNGVVYAGLLLLAAVVAAGAMEHALISHDFSLSYVAQNNSRETPLLFTVTGLWSALEGSILLWALILAGYIAAMAWRFRRRAEDPMVGWATLTCFVVAAFFFGLMLGPANPFRTVTGAVPLDGLGPNPLLQDHPLVAFHPPLLYLGFVGFTIPFSFAVAALVTGRLGEGWLVETRRWTLLAWGLLTVGIVLGAWWSYQVLGWGGFWAWDPVENASFLPWLCGTAYLHSVMAQERRGLLRVWNLSLLMATFSLTILGTFLTRSGVLQSVHSFSQSTLGPIILGFFGLVVAVGLGLIAWRGDRLRAPGSIDAPVSREGAFLVNNLLFAGFALVVLLGTVFPLLAEAVQGQQISVGRPYFDAMTRPIGLALLFFMAVAPVLPWRKASGELLRSRLQWPAWAGTLVVAGCVAAGIRGFAVLLAFGLGAFAGTSALRQLVLSTRMARRRGVPLWTGLVGRTNGGMVVHLGVVVIAVALSASLSFGHRGQVRLAPGQSKQFAGHTLTYLGTRGVVHPNRRELEAAVRVDDGAVYRPAVSQFGSDTEGIGTPSVASSLTNDVYLTLDAPPQGATIGGGPAPSNMSGQSGPGTAGSPSNPAPQASPLTQPAVIGVVVQPMVAWLWIGGAVIGLGAVMAALPERRRRAAGGSEPEPTIAVPDSPEPDPEPVVVRSGGGS
- a CDS encoding cytochrome c maturation protein CcmE gives rise to the protein MALTRARPRSHSSRRLWLAGIVVLGAIGFLVYRGLGNSIVYFKTADEAVASRAQLGSSDFRIEGVVVPGSVRPTGNDVAFAIASRGVQVPVVNQGSAPEMFQPNIPVVLEGHFAGQQFMSDQIMVKHSAVYIGQHPGRVTAPDGSTR